A stretch of DNA from Bacteroidota bacterium:
CGATTTTTTCCCAGTTATTGGCGAAATCCCTTTGGATGCCTCCTATCCCAGCGCCCACACCGCACAAATCGTTGCCTTTGTGGTGGCAGTGTGGTGGATACTGAAACCGGAGAAACTGGGGCTTACCTATTATTCTTTGACCGTGATTGCCCTGTTATTGACCTTACTGGTTGCTCTCTCTCGCGTCTATCTTCAGGTTCATTTCCCTTCGGATGTAATAGGGGGTGCGTTGCTGGGTTTGCTTTGGGTTCTGGGTTTATTAAATCTGCTGCATAACAGCGGCATCATCATGAGGTAAGCTATGCGTAACAAGTTTCTCAATACCGGCCAGGGTGGCTACCACCCTTTTAGAAAATTGAAGGTCTGTTTTTCAGGTCTACGCTATGCGGTTTTATATGACTTCAGCGTGGCCTATAAAGTCATACTTTCAATTCTGCTTTTGGCCGTCTGTTTTTATTTTCGCCAATGGATGGATTTCATCTCTGTATTGGCTGCCACCGGTCTGATGTTAATTTGCGAAATGTTTAACACCACCATTGAAGCTCTCTGCGATTTCGTGGAAACGCAGCAAAATGAGAAAATACGTGTCATAAAGGATATTGCCGCAGCGGCCACGGGGATAAGTATCGTGATTTGGGCAGTGGTCATGGTAAAGGAGTTAGGCCAATTATGGTCATTCGTTATATAGGTCTTTTAGATAACAAACCTTTAAGTGACTCCACCAGTACAAGGCCCCTATTAAGGGTGCGAGTGACCTTTGGTTTTTAAAGATTAGTACATCTCTTTTCTACCCAATCAATCTTAATAGCCGACCATATGACAAGCAGCAATCAAACATTGCCACCTGAGCCTTCCAATCAACTTATCGATCTTAACGCGCCCGAATGGTATCTCAACCGCGAATTGACGTGGCTGGAATTTAATAAAAGGGTGTTATGGGAAGCCGAAGATCCGCGCACGCCATTACTGGAACG
This window harbors:
- a CDS encoding diacylglycerol kinase, producing the protein MRNKFLNTGQGGYHPFRKLKVCFSGLRYAVLYDFSVAYKVILSILLLAVCFYFRQWMDFISVLAATGLMLICEMFNTTIEALCDFVETQQNEKIRVIKDIAAAATGISIVIWAVVMVKELGQLWSFVI